The genomic segment ATAAATAATTGctgtggaattttatcagtttGTTTAACATGCCAATGTGTTTTAAAAGTGATCTGTCTTTTACGTGACGAAAAGTAAGCAATTTGCTGTTACCAACTCATCTTTCGAATATTTGAGACATTTATTACACTACTATCACATTTGTGATCAGTTTTGATGTGTTTGGATGTTAAAACCGACTATAGTTGGCCCATTGCAAATGCTAAAACGAACACAGAGTGGTCTGATGTCGAAGTATGTTCGATATTGCTTCATCTTCTTCGGAATCTTCCATGTTCTATATTTGATATTTGTCTAGCTCAATGCGTGTATGTTAGCTTTTCCCAAATAGCCTCAATCTGCAAAGCGTACAAAATCACCGGCTTGACTTGACATTAGTCACAATAACGAAAGTTGGTTGTTCAGGAGTAACAACAATTTCCAATGTAGTCCTTTGTTGTTGGTTACATGGTACGTCAATGGAAACAATTTGACGTAACACTTGAGCTCTTTTGTATAGTAGCAAATACTAGTTTCTACTAAGTAAAATATACGAACTTTCAAACTCAAGTAACTAAGTATGGTAGAATTGGTTTACAAACATGTTTTGTTCATTCATTCATTGTAGCTAATATTGGAAAGATATTAACTTGCCTTGATCTgaatatatcttatttgaactatcatgttcatgttcatgaaaTTTGACAACGTTTTGTTCATATGATATCTATCATCAAGATCTCTCGTTTGACCTCTGCAGTCATCGAGGATCTAAAGTATTCCGATTCTCATGAATGGGTGAAAGTGGAAGGCAATTCTGCTACCGTAGGCATTACTGATCATGCCCAAGATCACTTGGGTGATGTTGTATATGTCGAACTACCTGATAAGGGTGTTGAAGTGAAGCAAGGTGCTAGTTTTGGTGCAGTTGAAAGCGTCAAAGCAACTAGCGACATCAACTCTCCTATTTCAGGGAAAGTGGTTGAAGTCAACACAGAACTCAGTGGTTCTCCTGGTCTGGTGAGTGCTTCTGCTATAAAATTTTGAATCTGTCCTTTGGTGTTTTCACCAATTCGCAAATGGTG from the Primulina eburnea isolate SZY01 chromosome 3, ASM2296580v1, whole genome shotgun sequence genome contains:
- the LOC140827050 gene encoding glycine cleavage system H protein 2, mitochondrial-like → MASKLWATRAASYLRISVSNRCFATVIEDLKYSDSHEWVKVEGNSATVGITDHAQDHLGDVVYVELPDKGVEVKQGASFGAVESVKATSDINSPISGKVVEVNTELSGSPGLINASPYEKGWIIKVEISEADEVNNLMGHDHYTKFCEEEEAKH